One Gordonia pseudamarae genomic window, GTGGAGATCCCGGAGGACCACCCCCTGCGGCGTGACCTGCGGACGTAGCCGCCTCTCGTGGTGATGACAGACTGAACGCATGACTGTATGGCGTGCCCCCAGGGTCACCGGGCCGGTGACGGCCACCGTCGAGCTGCCCGGATCCAAATCCATCACCAACCGCGCCCTGATCCTGGCCGCGCTGGCCGACGGTCCCTCGACCGTGCGCGGAGTGCTGCGCAGCCGGGACACCGACCTGATGCTCGGCGCGCTGTCGGCGCTCGGCGTCGGTATCGAACCCGACACTCCGGGGGCGACCACCGTGCGCATCACCCCCGCGCCGCTGCGCGGGGCCGACGTGTTCTGCGGGCTCGCCGGCACGGTGTTGCGGTTCCTGCCGCCGGTCGCGGCGTTCGCGTCCGGTCCGGTCCGCTTCGACGCCGACGAGCAGGCGCGTCTCCGGCCGCAGTCGACGATTCTGGGCGCGTTGCGGGTGCTGGGCGTGGACGTGGCCGGCGATGCGCTGCCGTTCACGGTCAACGGCCGGGGCACGGCGCCCGGTGGCGCGGTGACGATCGACGCGTCGGCGTCTTCGCAGTTCGTGTCCGGGCTGCTGCTGTCGGCGCCGCGTTTCGACAACGGTGTGACGGTCCATCATGTGGGCAAACCGGTTCCGTCGACGCCGCATATCGACATGACCGTCGACATGCTCACCACGGCCGGGGTATCGGTGGACGCATCCGGGGCCGACACATGGCGGGTGGCGCCCGGGCCGATCACAGCCGTCGACTGGGTCGTCGAACCCGACCTGTCCAATGCGGCGGCGTTCTTGGCGGCCGCCGCGGCCACCGGCGGCAGCATCTCGGTGCCCAACTGGCCGGCGATCACCACGCAGCCGGGCGCCCAGATCACCGACGTTCTGCGCGACATGGGCTGCGAGGTCACATCTGCCGACGGACTGCTGACGGTCACCGGTCCGGATCGGTTGTCGCCCATCGGTATCGACCTGCACGACATCGGGGAGCTCACCCCGACCATCGCCGCGCTGGCCGCGCTCGCCGACGGCACGTCGGTACTGTCGGGGATCGCGCATCTGCGTGGCCACGAGACCGACCGGCTGACCGCGCTGGCCACCGAGATCAACCGTCTCGGCGGGCGTGTGACCGAAACCGACGACGGCCTGCGCATCGAGTCGGCGACACTGCACGGCGGGAGGTGGCTGTCGTACGCCGACCACCGCATGGCCACCGCCGGCGCCCTGATCGGCCTGGTCACCGACGATGTCGACGTCGACGACATCGAGACCACCGCCAAGACGCTCCCCGATTTCCCCGCCATGTGGCAGCGGATGATCGCGGGCTGATGGCCGTCTCATCGCACCCGCCGGCAGGAAGGGCCGCATCGTGGCCGCGGTGAACGCCTCGGCGCACCGCCGGCGCGCGGCGGCCAGCTACGACGAGTCCGATGTCCGGGTGCGGCCGGGCAAGGGTTCGCGCCCGCGAACCAAAACCCGTCCGTCACATGATGATGCGGCCGATGCGATGGTGGTGTCGGTGGATCGGGGCCGGTGGGGTTGTGTGATCGACGGGGATCCGCACCGGCGGGTGGTGGCGATGCGGGCCCGGGAACTCGGCCGCACCCCGGTGGTGGTGGGTGACCGGGTCGGTGTGGTGGGTGATCTGACCGGACGCAAGGACTCCCTGGCGCGCATCGTGCGGGTGGCCGAACGGTCGACGGTGTTGCGGCGCACCGCCGACGACACGGATCCGTACGAACGGATCGTGGTGGCCAATGCCGACCAGTTGCTGATCGTGACGGCGTTGGCCGATCCGCCGCCGCGGACGGGTTTCGTCGAACGCGCCCTGGCCGCGGCGTATGTGGGCGGATTGGCACCGATTCTGTGTCTGACGAAGTCGGATCTGGCCGATCCGGCCGAGTTCACGGCCGCTTTCGCCGATCTCGATCTGCCGGTGGTGATGGCCGGGCGCGACGACGATCTGACCGAGGTCACCGCGATGCTGGCGGGCAAGATCACCGCACTGGTGGGACATTCGGGTGTAGGGAAGTCGACGTTGGTCAATCGACTTGTTCCCGAAGCCGATCGGGCAACCGGCGAGGTGTCGGGGGTGGGCAAGGGCCGGCATACCTCGACCCAGTCGGTGGCCTTGCCGCTGGGCCGGACCGAAGAACACAGCCCCGCGGGCCGGGTGGCGGGCGAAGCCACGGGATACGATTGGGTGGTCGACACCCCCGGTATCCGGTCGTTCGGGCTGGCTCATGTAGAGCCCGACGACATCGTCGACGCGTTTGCCGACCTGCGGGACACGATCGACGAATGCCCGCGCGGCTGTACACACCTGGGCCCTCCCGCCGATCCGGAGTGCGCGCTCGACGCGTTGACTGGGCATTCACGGCGGCGGGCGATGGCGGTCCGCCGGCTGCTGATCGCGGTGACCTCGGGGACACCCGCCCCCGACGACCCGGAGTCGCCCGCCGCACCGCCGGCCGGTTGAGATGCCGGGGGCCTCAGTCGGGGGCCTCAGTCGGGCAGCCGGGTCACACATCGTTCGGCGTCGACGGGCCGGCGGACGGGTGCCCCGTCAGGTTTTCCGCCGACGTACAGCCAGCCGAGGAGCTTTTCGTTGTCGCCGAGCCCGTGCAGACGGGCGACGGGTTCGGCCCGGGTGAACGGACCGGTCCGCCAGATGACGCCGTAGCCTGCCTCGTCCAGCAGCAGGCTCAGCGCGTGCCCGACTCCGGCGGCGACCGCCTCCTGCTCCCAATCGGGCACCTTGGGGTGCGCGGTGGTGCTCGATACGATCGCGATGAGTAGCGGCGCGCGCAGCGGTTTGTCCGCCGAGCCGTCGTGACCGAGAACCTCGGTGAACGCGGCGCCGAGCCGTTCCCTGTCACCCCCGCGCAGCTCGATGAGTCGCCATGGGGCCAGGCCCGCGTGGTCGGCGACCCGGCCGGCCGCGGCGACCAGGGCGACGAGTTGATCGTGGGTGGGCGCGTCGTCGGTCACCTTGGACCAGGAGCAGCGAGCCAGCATCGCTTCACGGACGGACGTCACGGTGTCGGATCCCATGGCGCCACCCTACCCACCGGCCGCGCCGCGACTACCGCCGGGCCTTGCGCCGTCTGCGCTGTTCACGCAGCTCCGCGATGGCGGTTTTGAGGCCACCCGACACCCGGAGACCCTTCGGTTCGGGCAGCGACGCGAAGCGTCGTTCGGAGGCGGTTTCGGGTGCGTCGTCGGCGGTGTCGCGCAGCAACTGGTCGGGCAGCGCGAGCTTGTTGATGGTGCGCAGCGTCTTGAGGTATTGCACCGGCAACGATCCGGTGGTGTACGGCAGGTCGTATTTCTCGCACAGTTCCCGGACGCGCACCGATATCTCGGCGAGCCGGTTACTCGGCAGGTCCGGGAACAGGTGGTGCTCGATCTGGTAGCAGAGGTTGCCCGACATGAACGCCATCACCGGGCCTGCGTGGAAGTTCGCGCTGCCGAGCATCTGCCGCAGATACCACTGGCCCTGCGTCTCGTGCTCCAGACTCTCGACGGTGAACTTCTCGGCCCCGTCCGGGAAATGACCGCAGAAGATGACCACATAGGCCCACAGGTTCCGGATCAGGTTCGCGGTGGCGTTGGCGGTGAGGGTGTTCACGAAATTCGGTCCGGTGAGCGCAGGAAAGAGTACGTAGTCCTTGCCCATTTGCCGAATAATCTTGCGGCCGAACAGTTTCAGCTGTGGCACTCCGATCTCTCTGGGCTTCTCACCGTCGATGATCTCGCGCAGACCGATATCGTGCAGGCCGATGCCCCATTCGAAGGTCGAGGCGAGTACGACGTTGGTGATCGGCTGGAAGAGCCGGCGCGGTTCCCATGCCTCGTCGCGGGTGACCCGCAGAACCTTGTAGCCCACGTCGTCGTCCATCCCGATGACGTTGGTGTACTTGTGATGGATGTAGTTATGGGAATGCTTCCAGTGTGGCGACGCACACACCATGTCCCACTCGTAGGTGGTCGAATGCACCTCGGGATCGTTCATCCAGTCCCACTGCCCGTGCATCACGTTGTGCCCGAGCTCCATGTTCTCGATGATCTTGGCCAGCCCGAGGGCCGCCGTGCCCAGCAGCCACAACGATCTGCGGTGGCTGCCGAGCAGCACCGCCCGGCCGGACAGCTCCAGGGATCGTTGCAGCTTGATCGTCCGGTGCAGGTACCGGACGTCTCGCCGGCCGCGATCGGCTTCGACCTCGCGACGAATGGCGTCGAGTTCGTGCCCCAGGGCCTCGACGTCCGCATCGGTGAGATGCGCGTATGAATTGATATCGGAAATCGCCATTGGTACAAGTATGCACTCGGTGACGGATGTCCGGCGTGCGAGCCCGACACCACGGCCCCCATTTGCGGCCGTGGTGTCGCCGTCATGACGAGACCGGCCCGTACCCCTCACCCGGTGAGAGATACGGCCGGCCTGTGCTGTCACGGGAGCGCGGTGAGCTCTACTCGTCGGCGCCTGTCCGTCGCGTGGTGCGCTACGCAGCCTTCCGTTCGGTGACGATGCCCACCGACCGGCGTCCCCTGCCACGCAGCGAGGTGATGGCCGTGCGCAGGCCACGACGACGGCCGGTGTCCGGGTCGATGGTGGTCCGCAGCCGCTCACCCTCGGACAGTTCCTGCTTGAACCGCTGTTCCGATGCCGTCTCCGGCGCATCGTCGCGGGTCGCCGACAGGTACTTGTCCGGCAGCGACAGCTTGGCGATGGTCCGCCACGACTTCAGGTACTGCAGCAGGAATGAGCCAGTGGTGTACGGCAGGTCGTACTTGTCGCACAGCGCCTGCACCCGCACCGAGATCTCGGCCAGCCGGTTGCTGGGCAGATCCGGGAAGATGTGGTGCTCGATCTGGTACGACAGGTTTCCGCTCAGGAACGCCAGTACCGGACCGGACCGGAAGTTGGCACTGCCGAGCATCTGCCGCAGGTACCACTCGCCCTGGGTCTCCGAGTCGACGTCCTGCTTGGTGAACTTCTCGGCGCCGTCGGGGAAATGTCCGCAGAAGATGACCGCGTTGGCCCACACGTTGCGGATCACGTTGGCCAGGGCGGTGGCGGTGACCGCCTTGCCGAAGGCCCGCGCACGACCGGCCTTGGTGCCCGTGGTGGCCGCGACGATCGCCGGATACACGAGGTAGTCCCTGGCGACCTGCTTGCCCACCTTGCTGCCCACGTCGGCCAGGTCGCGGCGGAACTCGGCCTTGGCCTCGGGCGTCTTGCGCTTTTTGCCCAGTTCCAGGTGCTGCGCGGCAACACCCCACTGGAAGGCGAGCGCCAGGATCGTGTTGTACGCGATATTGCCCAGGTAGAACGGGCGCCAGCGCTGGTCGCGGGTCACCCGCAGCAGGCCGTAGCCCACGTCGTCGTCCATCCCGAGCACATTGGTGTACTTGTGATGGATGTAGTTGTGCGTGTGCTTCCAGTGCGCGGACGGATCGGTGTTGTCCCACTCCCACGTCGTGGAGTGCACCTCCGGATCGTTCATCCAGTCCCACTGCCCGTGCATCACGTTGTGCCCGAGTTCCATGTTCTCGACGATCTTGGCGACGCCGAGCACCGAGGCGCCCGCCCACCAGAGTGGCCGCTTCGTGGAACCCGCGATCATCACGCGTCCGGCGAGTTCGAGGCCTCGCTGAAAGCGGATCGTGTTGCGCAGGTAGCGCGCATCACGTTCACCGCGGTCCGCCTCGATGTCCGCGCGGATCGCGTCGAGGTCGGCGCACAGCGCCTCGACGTCCGACTCGGACAGGTGCGCGTATTCGGGGATGTCAGTAATCGCCATCGTTTCCGTCTATCTCCAACCCATCGACTACGTAACCGTAACTTACGCAATCGTAGGTTACGGTAGCGTAGTTGTCCAGCCCTCGGCGATCCACGGTTGCGGGCTGAGGAAAAAGGGGCGTGACCTCGGATTTCCGTCACCGGAATCCGAGGCCACGCCCCCTATCGTCTTCTCCGCGCCGATCACACGTCGAGAGTGCAGTCCCCCGCCGCGGCACTGACACAGGTCTGCACCCGCTCCCCTTCGACATGTTCGCGGCCGGTGCGCAGATCGCGCACGGCGCCCTTGTCGATCATCACCACACAGCTCTGGCAGATACCCATCCGGCAGCCGAACGGCATCAACACACCCGACTGCTCGCCCGCCTCCAGCAGCGTGGTCGCGCCGTCCACGGTCGCGGTCCGGCCGCTACGACCGAAGGTGACCTCGCCGCCCTGTGCCCCCGACGCGCCGCGTTCGAGAGCAAACCGTTCCAGGTGCAGGTTGTCGGGGACGCCCGCGTCGGCGAACGTCTGCTCGAGCATCTCCAGGAAACCGGCCGGACCGCACGCCCACGTCTGCCGGTCGGCCAGATCAGGGCACAACGCGGCCAGGCGCTGTGCGGTCAGCTTGCCGTCGGAACGGGTGAACACGGTGTGCACGGTGACGACGCCGTCGCCCGAGAGCTCGGCGAGTTCGTCACCGAACAGCAGATCGTCGCGCGTGGGCGCCGAATGGACCAGGACGATGTCGGCTTCCTGGCCGCGGTGACGGATCATCCGCACCATGGAGATGATCGGCGTGATACCGCTGCCGGCCGTGGCGAACAGGATCTTCTGCGGCAACGGGTCCGGCAGCACGAACTCGCCGCGCGGAGCCGCCAGCCGCACGATCGTTCCGGGCTGCAGACCGTTGACCAGGTGCGTCGACAAGAAGCCCTCGGGCATCGCCTTGACGGTGATGGAGATCGTCTTGTCCGAGCGGGAGATGTCCGGGACCGATGTCAGCGAGTACGACCGCCAGGTCCAGCGGCCGTCCACCAGCACACCGATGCCCACATACTGGCCCGCCGTGTAGTCGAACGAGAATCCCCAGCCCGGCTTGATGCCGATGGTGGCCGAGTCCTCGGTCTCCCGACTGACGGAGACGATCTTGCCGCGCAGCTCGCGTGCCGACCACAACGGATTGGCCAGATGCAGGTAGTCGTCGGGCAGCAGCGGCGTGGTTATCCGCGCGGCGGCCGCACGAACCCAGTTGGCCGCGCGATTCTGCGACGAGACGTGCGCCACCGGCGCCTCGAAACGCTCCCGCCACGACCGCGCACGAGGCTCACGATCGTCCACACCAGAACCATCCACACCGGGATCGTTCACGCCGCGATCATCGATACCCATGACCATATGCACCTTCATTCAGTGAGCCGAGCAAACCTACGCATGCGTAGGTTACGGTACCGGAACTTGCGCTCGACGGCCACCACGCCCATCCCGGCCGACCCGGCCGATCAGAGCAATTCGAGCAGGAACGGCAACTCCTGGGTCGCGTACCAGGCCAGATCGAAATCCTCCACGTCGCCAACGGCCAGTTCGGCGTCCTCATCACCGAGATCGGCCGCGTCCACGACCACCACCGCCACACGCACCGCATCCTCGGCGTCGGCACCGTCGACATGCACCGACGCGATCGCCGACAACGGCACCGGACCCGGCACCTTCACCACCGCGGCATCCAGATCCGGGCGCAGCCGCACCTCCTCCACGTCGGCCGCGACCACCACCCGCCGGGGCGGAAACCTCTGTATGTCAACAGGTTCGGGCGTGCCGACAGTGGGCTCGGATTCGGGCCGCGCGCCGCCGTCCGCCGACACCTGCGACTCACCGGCCAGCAGGCGCAACGATGCCCGCGCCGCCTCACGCATCGCGGCCTCGGACAGTTCCTCGTCGTCTCCCGACAGATAGGACTCCCGCAACGCGGGTGTGAGCGCGAACGCGGTGCCGCCGACCGGCGTGAACTCCCCCGACTCGCCCAACCGCATCAGCATCGCCAGAGTTGCGGGCAGGTAGATCCTCATGACCACGAGCCTAGGGCATGTCTCCGACTTCCCTGTGCCGCCCTCGGCGGCCCGATACCCGGCAGAAGAATTGGGGCCCGGCAGAAGAATCGGGGCCCGGCAGAAGAATTGGGGGACACGCCCTTGCCGCACCTCACAAGGCCGCGAGAAGCTCCTCGTACGACTCGGTGACGTACTCCGACATCGCGACCAGATCCGGTAGCACACCGCGATCAGCGATGAACGAGAACTGCAGGGTGCCACAGTATTCGACCACTCCTACGGCGAGAGCGTGCTGCTGCAGGAACACCGGTACCGAATACATGTCCGACACCTTGTGCCCGGCGAGATATCGACGCGAGATGGGCGCGCTCGGCATGGTCACCGGAACGTTGTAGGGGCGGCTGGTGATGGTGCTCAACGCCCGTGAACTGAACTCGGCAAACGGCACCATACCCAGTTCGGGAAGGATCGGCCGGATACCCATCGACACCCGGCGTGACGAATGCGCGTAGCGGTTGGCCAGACCCGCGACCTGCACCAGGCGCATCGACGGGTTGTCCTCGCCCACAGGAAGATCGGTGACGAATCCGGGCGTTCCCACGGCCACCGATCGCGGCTCGGTATCCATTCGGTGCTGCATCGACGGATCGCGCGAGGACAGTGGCAGCACCACCCGCACGGTGTCGCCCGGCGCGATGGTCGAGGCGAGCGACAGTTTCCACCGCCGCAGCACCCCGCTGATGATGGTGAGCACCACGTCGTTGACGGTGCAGTTGTAGCGCTCGGCGATCTTCGCGCAGCCACGGCGCGGCACCGACACCTCGGTGAACGATCGCGTCGGCGTGCTCGACCGGTTGAGCGGACTCGCCGGCGCCGAATCCATCACCTGCTGCACCAGCGATCCGGTGCGCCGCACGGTGCGCCCGGCCAGCGACCACGCCTCCGACACCAGGCCGTTGCCGGTGAGCACCGAACTGATCAGATCCCCCGGCCGGGCCACCGCCTCGGCGATCGCACCCACCGCGAGCCGCGAGGCGGTCGGCACCGAACGCGCCATCCACAGATCCTCCGGCATCATCTCCTGCTCGCGGGAGTCGTCGGTGAGGACCTCGCTGATCTCGCGGTGCTCGATCTCGTCCACCAGGCAGCGATGCGACTTGGTCAGCACCGCCAGCCTGCCGTCCGCCAGCCCCTCGATCAGGTACATCTCCCACAGCGGCCGAGTCCGGTCCAGCGGCCGCGACATGATCCGCGACACCAGGTCGTCGAGCTGATCGGTCGCCCCGGGCGCCGGCAGCCCGGCGCGCCGGATGTGGAAGTTGATGTCGAAATCCGGGTCGTCGGCCCACACCGGCCGAGCAAGCCCGAGCGTGACCGGGATGACCAGCTGCCGGTAGCGCGGCACCAGCTGCAGCCTGTTCTCCACCAGTTCGACCAGACGCTTGTAGTCGAGCGCCGGCCGCGCGGGCGCCGACGCCTCCCCGGCCTGCTTCGCCCCGGCCTGCTTCGCCTTGGTCGGCGTGTCGGGTGCGACGATCAGCAGTGCGCCCAGGTGCGTCGTCGCCCCGGCCTCGTCGAGGAAATAGAAGGTCGCATCCCTGGGACTCAGCCGTGTCATCGGGCACCTCGAGCACTCACCGGCATAACGTTATACCCGGCGCCCGCGTAGCTGTCGGGCGATCCCGCCGACGCGGCCGGTCGGCGTCAGCAGAAGTCGAGCGCGACGAGTTGCCAGCGATACTCCCAGCGTGCGGGCGTGAGCACATCCGCGTCGATCGGCCGGGGAATCTTGTGCGGGGTGCGCCGGGTGACCCCGCAGAAGGCGCGTACCCGGCCGCCGATCGTATAACTGCCGAAGATCCTCGCCGAACCGTCGCCGCTCATCTGCACGTGGACGCGGCGCAGCGTCGCGGTACCGGTCGCGACGGGCAACTCACGCGCGTGCGGGCGCACGCCCAGTCGGCGCAGCACGGTGAGCCGGTCGAGAAGCTCCGGCGCCACCGACGCCGATAACTGCCCGAAACCACGACGACCGTCGAGGGCCTCGAACACGACGGTGAGGGCGCCGATGGCGAACGTGCGCACCTGAGCGCCCTCGTGCGGCGCCGCGGGTGGGGCCGTCCGTGCCCCGGCGCCCGATTGCCCGGACCGCCCACGCTGCCGCTGTTGCCCGCCCGGACCGTGCGGTCGGCGCGGGTCGCCCGACGGGGACGGTGCGGATGCCGCGACGGCCGGACGTTCGTAGTCGGGCGCGGTGCGGATAACTACTCGAGGTGTCTGCATGGGAATCGGACGCAGCGAAACACCGTTTGGTTCCCTTTCAGGGGCAACTTTCTTTCACCAAATCAAGTGCAACGGCGTGCCGCATGCGACACGCCGTTGCACGGTTGATGGAAGGCAGGAGCGGTACGTCCGCGAACTGTCAGCGGCGGCGCTTCTTCGACTTCGGCGGCTTGGCTCCGCCCTTCGTCCCGGCACGGGCCGCGGCTCGGCGCTCGCGACGCGAGGTCAACGCCGGGTCGCCCTCTTCCTCCTCGTCGGTGAGGATCTCCACCCCGCCGTTCTCCGCCGGACCGCTGTAGGTCATCTCCGAATCGGCGGGACCGCCCTCGCCGATCCCGACCGCGCGCAGCGCGGCGGGGGCCTGGGTACCGGCGGCCTCGTTCTCCGCCTGTGCGGCGGCCGCCGCCGACAGCATCGGCGCCGGCACCGGCTTGCTGAGCGACGGCGCGGGTGCGATCTCCTGCGTCTGGACCTGCACGTTGTACAGGAAGCCCAGGGCCTCCTCCTTGATGCCTTCGAGCATGCCGGTGAACATGTCGAAGCCCTCACGCTGATACTCGGCGACCGGGTCACGCTGCGCCATCGAACGCAGATGGATGCCTTCGCGCAGGTAGTCCATCTCGTAGAGGTGGTCACGCCACTTGCGGTCGATCACGTTGAGCAGGATGCTGCGCTCGAGCTGGCGCATGGCGCCCTCGCCGGCTATCTGATCGATCTCGGTCTCGCGGGCGGTATACGACTCGTGCGCGTCATTGAGCAGGGTCTCGCGCAGATCCTCCGGCGAGACATCGTCCCGTGTCC contains:
- the aroA gene encoding 3-phosphoshikimate 1-carboxyvinyltransferase; translated protein: MTVWRAPRVTGPVTATVELPGSKSITNRALILAALADGPSTVRGVLRSRDTDLMLGALSALGVGIEPDTPGATTVRITPAPLRGADVFCGLAGTVLRFLPPVAAFASGPVRFDADEQARLRPQSTILGALRVLGVDVAGDALPFTVNGRGTAPGGAVTIDASASSQFVSGLLLSAPRFDNGVTVHHVGKPVPSTPHIDMTVDMLTTAGVSVDASGADTWRVAPGPITAVDWVVEPDLSNAAAFLAAAAATGGSISVPNWPAITTQPGAQITDVLRDMGCEVTSADGLLTVTGPDRLSPIGIDLHDIGELTPTIAALAALADGTSVLSGIAHLRGHETDRLTALATEINRLGGRVTETDDGLRIESATLHGGRWLSYADHRMATAGALIGLVTDDVDVDDIETTAKTLPDFPAMWQRMIAG
- the rsgA gene encoding ribosome small subunit-dependent GTPase A — protein: MAAVNASAHRRRAAASYDESDVRVRPGKGSRPRTKTRPSHDDAADAMVVSVDRGRWGCVIDGDPHRRVVAMRARELGRTPVVVGDRVGVVGDLTGRKDSLARIVRVAERSTVLRRTADDTDPYERIVVANADQLLIVTALADPPPRTGFVERALAAAYVGGLAPILCLTKSDLADPAEFTAAFADLDLPVVMAGRDDDLTEVTAMLAGKITALVGHSGVGKSTLVNRLVPEADRATGEVSGVGKGRHTSTQSVALPLGRTEEHSPAGRVAGEATGYDWVVDTPGIRSFGLAHVEPDDIVDAFADLRDTIDECPRGCTHLGPPADPECALDALTGHSRRRAMAVRRLLIAVTSGTPAPDDPESPAAPPAG
- a CDS encoding nitroreductase family protein gives rise to the protein MGSDTVTSVREAMLARCSWSKVTDDAPTHDQLVALVAAAGRVADHAGLAPWRLIELRGGDRERLGAAFTEVLGHDGSADKPLRAPLLIAIVSSTTAHPKVPDWEQEAVAAGVGHALSLLLDEAGYGVIWRTGPFTRAEPVARLHGLGDNEKLLGWLYVGGKPDGAPVRRPVDAERCVTRLPD
- a CDS encoding fatty acid desaturase family protein, whose product is MAISDINSYAHLTDADVEALGHELDAIRREVEADRGRRDVRYLHRTIKLQRSLELSGRAVLLGSHRRSLWLLGTAALGLAKIIENMELGHNVMHGQWDWMNDPEVHSTTYEWDMVCASPHWKHSHNYIHHKYTNVIGMDDDVGYKVLRVTRDEAWEPRRLFQPITNVVLASTFEWGIGLHDIGLREIIDGEKPREIGVPQLKLFGRKIIRQMGKDYVLFPALTGPNFVNTLTANATANLIRNLWAYVVIFCGHFPDGAEKFTVESLEHETQGQWYLRQMLGSANFHAGPVMAFMSGNLCYQIEHHLFPDLPSNRLAEISVRVRELCEKYDLPYTTGSLPVQYLKTLRTINKLALPDQLLRDTADDAPETASERRFASLPEPKGLRVSGGLKTAIAELREQRRRRKARR
- a CDS encoding fatty acid desaturase family protein; this encodes MAITDIPEYAHLSESDVEALCADLDAIRADIEADRGERDARYLRNTIRFQRGLELAGRVMIAGSTKRPLWWAGASVLGVAKIVENMELGHNVMHGQWDWMNDPEVHSTTWEWDNTDPSAHWKHTHNYIHHKYTNVLGMDDDVGYGLLRVTRDQRWRPFYLGNIAYNTILALAFQWGVAAQHLELGKKRKTPEAKAEFRRDLADVGSKVGKQVARDYLVYPAIVAATTGTKAGRARAFGKAVTATALANVIRNVWANAVIFCGHFPDGAEKFTKQDVDSETQGEWYLRQMLGSANFRSGPVLAFLSGNLSYQIEHHIFPDLPSNRLAEISVRVQALCDKYDLPYTTGSFLLQYLKSWRTIAKLSLPDKYLSATRDDAPETASEQRFKQELSEGERLRTTIDPDTGRRRGLRTAITSLRGRGRRSVGIVTERKAA
- a CDS encoding ferredoxin reductase, yielding MVMGIDDRGVNDPGVDGSGVDDREPRARSWRERFEAPVAHVSSQNRAANWVRAAAARITTPLLPDDYLHLANPLWSARELRGKIVSVSRETEDSATIGIKPGWGFSFDYTAGQYVGIGVLVDGRWTWRSYSLTSVPDISRSDKTISITVKAMPEGFLSTHLVNGLQPGTIVRLAAPRGEFVLPDPLPQKILFATAGSGITPIISMVRMIRHRGQEADIVLVHSAPTRDDLLFGDELAELSGDGVVTVHTVFTRSDGKLTAQRLAALCPDLADRQTWACGPAGFLEMLEQTFADAGVPDNLHLERFALERGASGAQGGEVTFGRSGRTATVDGATTLLEAGEQSGVLMPFGCRMGICQSCVVMIDKGAVRDLRTGREHVEGERVQTCVSAAAGDCTLDV
- a CDS encoding DUF6912 family protein — protein: MRIYLPATLAMLMRLGESGEFTPVGGTAFALTPALRESYLSGDDEELSEAAMREAARASLRLLAGESQVSADGGARPESEPTVGTPEPVDIQRFPPRRVVVAADVEEVRLRPDLDAAVVKVPGPVPLSAIASVHVDGADAEDAVRVAVVVVDAADLGDEDAELAVGDVEDFDLAWYATQELPFLLELL
- a CDS encoding wax ester/triacylglycerol synthase family O-acyltransferase produces the protein MTRLSPRDATFYFLDEAGATTHLGALLIVAPDTPTKAKQAGAKQAGEASAPARPALDYKRLVELVENRLQLVPRYRQLVIPVTLGLARPVWADDPDFDINFHIRRAGLPAPGATDQLDDLVSRIMSRPLDRTRPLWEMYLIEGLADGRLAVLTKSHRCLVDEIEHREISEVLTDDSREQEMMPEDLWMARSVPTASRLAVGAIAEAVARPGDLISSVLTGNGLVSEAWSLAGRTVRRTGSLVQQVMDSAPASPLNRSSTPTRSFTEVSVPRRGCAKIAERYNCTVNDVVLTIISGVLRRWKLSLASTIAPGDTVRVVLPLSSRDPSMQHRMDTEPRSVAVGTPGFVTDLPVGEDNPSMRLVQVAGLANRYAHSSRRVSMGIRPILPELGMVPFAEFSSRALSTITSRPYNVPVTMPSAPISRRYLAGHKVSDMYSVPVFLQQHALAVGVVEYCGTLQFSFIADRGVLPDLVAMSEYVTESYEELLAAL
- a CDS encoding Rv3235 family protein, which encodes MQTPRVVIRTAPDYERPAVAASAPSPSGDPRRPHGPGGQQRQRGRSGQSGAGARTAPPAAPHEGAQVRTFAIGALTVVFEALDGRRGFGQLSASVAPELLDRLTVLRRLGVRPHARELPVATGTATLRRVHVQMSGDGSARIFGSYTIGGRVRAFCGVTRRTPHKIPRPIDADVLTPARWEYRWQLVALDFC